One Mycobacterium sp. SMC-4 DNA window includes the following coding sequences:
- a CDS encoding MCE family protein: MTRSVGTLIKFSIFGLVMVVLTAFLFLVFSDTRTGATNEYSAVFKDASRLETGDTVRIAGIRVGTVKGVSLQPDRSVLVRFDADRDTVLTTGTQAVIRYLNLVGDRYLELVDTPDSTHILPAGSQIPQTRTAPALDLDLLLGGLKPVIQGLNPQDVNALTSSLVQILQGQGGTLESLFSRSSSFTNTLADNNAVIEGVIEDLRIVLDTLSEDGEEFSGAIDRFEQLVSGLSADRDPIGTAIEALDNGTASMADLLSRGRAPLAGAVDELHRLAPLVSNDLDRLDATLQRLPEIYRKLARVGSYGAWFPYYICGITFRASDLEGRTVVFPWITQETGRCVHE; encoded by the coding sequence ATGACGCGCTCTGTCGGAACCCTCATCAAGTTCAGCATCTTCGGGTTGGTCATGGTGGTGCTGACAGCCTTCCTGTTCCTGGTCTTCAGCGACACCAGAACCGGTGCCACCAACGAGTATTCGGCGGTGTTCAAGGATGCGTCCCGCCTGGAGACCGGCGACACCGTGCGCATCGCGGGCATCCGGGTCGGCACCGTCAAGGGCGTTTCGCTGCAGCCGGATCGATCCGTACTGGTCAGATTCGACGCCGACCGTGACACCGTGCTGACTACCGGCACCCAGGCCGTGATCCGCTACCTGAACCTGGTCGGAGATCGTTACCTCGAACTGGTCGACACCCCCGATTCCACCCACATCCTGCCGGCGGGTAGTCAGATCCCGCAGACGCGCACGGCGCCTGCGCTGGACCTGGACCTGTTGCTGGGCGGACTCAAACCGGTGATCCAGGGCCTCAATCCGCAGGACGTCAACGCACTGACCTCGTCGCTGGTGCAGATCCTGCAGGGGCAGGGCGGAACGCTGGAATCACTGTTCTCGAGGTCCTCGTCGTTCACCAATACGCTGGCCGACAACAATGCGGTGATCGAGGGTGTGATCGAGGATCTGCGCATCGTGCTCGACACGCTGTCCGAGGACGGCGAGGAGTTCTCCGGCGCCATCGACAGGTTCGAGCAACTGGTGAGCGGGCTGTCCGCGGACCGGGACCCGATCGGTACCGCCATCGAGGCATTGGACAACGGCACCGCGTCGATGGCCGATCTCCTCAGCCGCGGCCGGGCACCGCTGGCAGGTGCGGTCGACGAATTGCACAGACTCGCTCCGCTGGTGAGCAACGACCTGGACCGGCTCGACGCCACGCTGCAGCGGCTCCCGGAGATCTACCGCAAGTTGGCTCGGGTGGGTTCCTACGGCGCCTGGTTCCCGTACTACATCTGCGGTATCACCTTCCGTGCCAGCGATCTGGAGGGACGGACAGTGGTCTTCCCCTGGATCACCCAAGAAACGGGAAGGTGCGTGCACGAGTAA
- a CDS encoding SDR family NAD(P)-dependent oxidoreductase, producing the protein MRTAVVTGGASGIGAAIAERLRADGLQVATIDLNPGDEKFAYAADVTDRRAIDTALDEVRAELGPVTVLVNAAGLDKFKKFTDLTFEEWQKVIDVNLNGVFHCVQAALPDMIEAGWGRIVNISSSSTHSGQPFLASYVAAKSGVNGLTKSLALEYGPHGITVNAVPPGFIDTPMLRKAEKRGFLGDSAKQIEATPVRRMGRPEDIAAACAFFISEEAGYVTGQILGVNGGRNT; encoded by the coding sequence GTGAGAACCGCCGTGGTCACAGGAGGCGCCTCCGGGATCGGTGCCGCGATCGCCGAGCGGCTGCGTGCCGACGGCCTGCAGGTGGCAACGATCGACCTCAACCCTGGCGACGAGAAGTTTGCCTACGCCGCCGACGTCACCGATCGCCGCGCGATCGACACCGCGCTCGACGAGGTCCGCGCCGAGCTCGGCCCGGTCACGGTGCTGGTCAACGCGGCGGGGCTGGACAAGTTCAAGAAGTTCACCGACCTGACCTTCGAGGAGTGGCAGAAGGTCATCGACGTCAACCTCAATGGCGTGTTCCACTGCGTCCAGGCCGCGCTACCCGACATGATCGAGGCCGGCTGGGGGCGCATCGTGAACATCTCGTCGTCGAGTACACATTCCGGTCAGCCGTTCCTGGCGTCCTACGTCGCGGCAAAGTCCGGCGTCAACGGCCTGACGAAATCCCTGGCGTTGGAGTACGGTCCGCACGGCATCACCGTCAACGCGGTGCCGCCGGGCTTCATCGACACCCCGATGCTGCGCAAGGCCGAGAAGCGGGGATTCCTCGGCGACTCCGCCAAACAGATCGAGGCCACGCCGGTACGCCGGATGGGACGTCCCGAGGACATCGCCGCTGCGTGCGCGTTCTTCATTTCCGAGGAGGCCGGATACGTGACCGGCCAGATCCTCGGCGTCAACGGCGGCCGCAACACCTGA
- a CDS encoding thiolase C-terminal domain-containing protein produces the protein MRRAAIVGAGMTPFGEHFALGIKDLLPMAYSACSGTVDKGLTKSDLDAAWIGAMGTADGFPSGILADTLGLAELPVSRVENSCATGHDAIRNAVFAVASGAYDVALVMGADKLRDTTSAGMLWEWEAMVRDMAWDYPLGLVAPAGFALHVRRYLHESPATEEHLAMVAVKNHRHGVDNPNARLRFEITMEQALNAPTVVTPFRLYDCAPQSDGAAAVVIAAEDVVDRFTDRPVWIRGVGLGLDSVMHQHKTDMTSFAATERAAKQAYAMAGISPADIDVAEVHDFLTGIEVMSYEDLGFTERFGAYKLLEAEVTTVGGALPVNTSGGLKAKGHPPGATGVAQCVELFEQLRGDAVNQVDGARIGLAHNIGGPTAVAAVTILEGPGSHGR, from the coding sequence ATGAGACGGGCAGCGATCGTGGGTGCCGGGATGACGCCGTTCGGCGAGCACTTCGCACTCGGCATCAAAGATCTGTTGCCGATGGCTTATTCAGCGTGCTCCGGGACAGTCGACAAAGGTCTGACGAAATCGGATCTGGACGCGGCCTGGATCGGTGCCATGGGTACGGCCGACGGTTTTCCGTCGGGCATCCTCGCCGATACCCTCGGTCTGGCCGAGTTGCCGGTGAGCCGCGTGGAGAATTCCTGTGCCACCGGACACGACGCGATTCGCAACGCTGTGTTCGCGGTCGCCTCCGGCGCGTATGACGTCGCGCTGGTGATGGGGGCGGACAAGCTACGTGACACCACTTCGGCCGGGATGCTGTGGGAATGGGAGGCCATGGTGCGCGACATGGCCTGGGACTATCCCCTCGGATTGGTCGCACCGGCAGGGTTTGCGTTGCATGTTCGTCGATATCTCCACGAATCTCCGGCAACTGAAGAACACTTAGCCATGGTGGCGGTGAAGAACCACCGCCACGGCGTGGACAACCCGAACGCGCGGCTGCGCTTTGAGATCACGATGGAGCAGGCTCTGAACGCACCAACGGTGGTGACCCCGTTCCGCTTGTACGACTGCGCGCCGCAGAGTGACGGTGCCGCAGCGGTCGTCATCGCAGCCGAGGACGTCGTCGACCGGTTCACCGATCGACCAGTGTGGATTCGCGGGGTGGGCCTGGGCCTGGACTCGGTGATGCACCAGCACAAGACCGATATGACCAGCTTTGCAGCGACCGAGCGGGCGGCCAAGCAGGCCTACGCGATGGCGGGCATCTCACCGGCCGACATCGATGTCGCCGAGGTGCACGATTTCCTGACCGGCATCGAAGTCATGAGCTATGAAGACCTGGGCTTCACCGAACGCTTCGGCGCCTACAAACTGCTCGAAGCCGAGGTCACGACGGTCGGTGGGGCCCTGCCGGTCAATACCAGTGGCGGTCTGAAAGCCAAAGGTCACCCGCCGGGGGCCACCGGTGTGGCACAGTGCGTCGAACTGTTTGAACAGCTGCGCGGGGACGCTGTCAACCAGGTGGACGGTGCGCGAATCGGACTGGCACACAACATCGGCGGTCCGACAGCGGTTGCGGCGGTGACGATTTTAGAAGGACCGGGTAGTCATGGCAGGTAA
- a CDS encoding ABC transporter permease, with product MAGKGPERWSTGIALPNGLSGAMQAVGGFFSMALDAVRFIFVRPFQWREFLEQSWFVARVAMAPTLLVAIPFTVLVSFTLNILLRELGAADLSGAGAAFGAVTQVGPLVTVLIVAGAGATAMCADLGSRTIREEIDAMEVLGINPVQRLVTPRMLASGLVALLLNSLVVIIGILGGYFFSVFVQDVNPGAFAAGITLLTGVPEVIISCVKAALFGLIAGLVACYRGLTITGGGAKAVGNAVNETVVYAFMALFVINVVVTAIGIRMTAG from the coding sequence ATGGCAGGTAAGGGGCCGGAGCGCTGGTCGACGGGTATCGCGCTGCCCAACGGCCTCTCAGGCGCGATGCAGGCCGTCGGTGGTTTCTTTTCGATGGCGCTGGATGCGGTGCGTTTCATCTTCGTGCGACCGTTTCAGTGGCGCGAGTTCCTGGAGCAGTCGTGGTTTGTGGCCCGGGTGGCGATGGCGCCCACGTTGTTGGTGGCGATCCCGTTCACCGTGCTGGTGTCGTTCACGTTGAACATTCTGCTGCGTGAGTTGGGCGCGGCCGACTTGTCCGGTGCGGGGGCGGCTTTCGGCGCGGTCACCCAGGTGGGTCCGTTGGTGACGGTGCTGATCGTGGCAGGCGCAGGGGCGACGGCGATGTGTGCCGATCTGGGCTCGCGCACCATCCGTGAGGAGATCGACGCGATGGAGGTGCTGGGCATCAACCCGGTCCAGCGCCTGGTCACCCCGAGAATGCTGGCCTCGGGGCTGGTGGCGCTGTTGCTCAACAGCCTTGTGGTGATCATCGGGATCTTGGGCGGCTACTTCTTCTCGGTGTTCGTCCAGGACGTCAACCCGGGTGCGTTCGCCGCGGGCATCACGCTGTTGACCGGTGTGCCGGAGGTGATCATTTCGTGCGTCAAGGCCGCGTTGTTCGGTCTGATCGCCGGTCTGGTGGCCTGCTACCGCGGCCTGACGATCACCGGCGGCGGCGCCAAGGCGGTCGGTAACGCGGTCAATGAGACGGTGGTGTATGCGTTCATGGCGTTGTTCGTCATCAACGTCGTGGTCACAGCCATCGGCATCCGGATGACGGCAGGGTAG
- a CDS encoding ABC transporter permease, with translation MGTSTILRSRFPRLVRNANRPVQWLSRLGDHTLFYGRALAGMPHAAVHFRKEIIRLIAEISMGAGTLAMIGGTVVIVGFLTLAAGGTLAIQGYSSLGDIGIEALTGFLAAFINVRIAAPVVAGIGLAATFGAGVTAQLGAMRINEEIDALESMGIRPVEYLVSTRIVAGMIAITPLYSIAVILSFLASQFTTVVLFGQSGGLYNHYFDTFLNPIDLLWSFLQAVLMAIAILLVHTYFGYFASGGPSGVGAAVGNAVRTSLVVVVSVTLLVSLSIYGSNGNFNLAG, from the coding sequence ATGGGTACCTCAACGATATTGCGGTCGCGGTTTCCGCGACTGGTCCGAAATGCCAACCGCCCGGTGCAGTGGTTGTCACGCCTGGGCGACCACACGTTGTTCTACGGTCGCGCGTTGGCGGGGATGCCCCATGCAGCGGTGCACTTCCGCAAGGAGATCATCCGGCTGATCGCCGAGATCTCCATGGGCGCGGGCACCTTGGCGATGATCGGCGGCACCGTGGTGATCGTCGGGTTCTTGACCCTGGCGGCCGGCGGCACGTTGGCGATCCAGGGATACAGCTCCTTGGGTGACATCGGAATCGAGGCGCTGACCGGCTTTCTGGCGGCATTCATCAATGTGCGCATCGCGGCCCCGGTGGTGGCCGGGATCGGGCTGGCTGCCACGTTCGGCGCCGGGGTGACCGCGCAACTGGGTGCCATGCGGATCAACGAAGAGATCGACGCGTTGGAATCCATGGGTATCCGACCGGTCGAGTATCTGGTGTCGACGCGCATCGTGGCCGGCATGATCGCGATCACGCCGCTGTACTCGATCGCGGTCATCCTGTCGTTTCTGGCGTCGCAGTTCACCACGGTGGTGTTGTTCGGGCAGTCCGGTGGGCTGTACAACCACTACTTCGACACGTTCCTCAACCCGATCGACCTGTTGTGGTCGTTCCTGCAGGCGGTGCTGATGGCCATCGCGATCCTGCTGGTGCACACCTACTTCGGCTACTTCGCCTCCGGCGGCCCCTCCGGGGTGGGCGCTGCGGTCGGCAACGCGGTACGCACCTCTTTGGTGGTCGTGGTCTCGGTGACCCTGCTGGTGTCGCTGTCGATCTACGGTTCCAACGGCAACTTCAACCTGGCAGGTTAG
- a CDS encoding aldehyde dehydrogenase family protein — translation MSEAATVQTTGGDTGSAGVGTSRRLLIGGELVATGRTFPSLNPATGQPIGDAPDATVADAGAAVSAARQAFDTTDWSTDIDLRVRCLHQLHAALREHRDELAALTIAEVGATEALCQGAQLDSPIDIVRYYADLLQSFPMTEDLGNIESRGMQHHRWVEKEAAGVVAAIIAYNYPNQLALAKLAPALAAGCTLVLKSAPDTPLITLALGELIAEHTDIPAGVVNVLSGADPAVGAALTTNPDVDMVTFTGSTPTGRAIMAAASDTLKKVFLELGGKSAAIVLDDADFGTAALFSAFSMVTHAGQGCALTSRLLVPRQHKDEIVELIKNNFGLVRLGNPADPSVYMGPLISAKQRDKVDAMVQRAVAAGATLVTGGEKVDPGFFYTPTLLTDVDPDSEIAQEEVFGPVLVVIDYEDDDDAVRIANNSIYGLSGAVFGSQERALAVARRVRTGTFSINGGNYFSPDSPFGGFKQSGIGREMGRAGLEEFLESKTYATVVPG, via the coding sequence ATGTCGGAAGCAGCTACGGTTCAGACCACCGGTGGGGATACCGGCAGCGCCGGTGTCGGAACTTCTCGTCGGTTGTTGATCGGCGGCGAGTTGGTGGCGACCGGCCGGACGTTTCCCTCATTGAATCCCGCTACCGGTCAGCCGATCGGGGATGCGCCGGACGCCACCGTCGCCGATGCCGGAGCTGCTGTCAGCGCGGCCCGGCAGGCGTTCGATACGACCGACTGGTCGACGGACATCGATCTGCGGGTGCGCTGCCTGCACCAGTTGCACGCAGCGCTGCGCGAACATCGCGACGAACTGGCCGCGCTGACCATCGCCGAGGTCGGCGCGACCGAGGCGCTGTGTCAGGGCGCCCAGCTCGACAGCCCGATCGACATCGTGCGCTACTACGCCGACCTACTGCAGAGCTTCCCGATGACCGAGGATCTCGGCAACATCGAAAGCCGCGGCATGCAGCACCACCGATGGGTGGAGAAGGAAGCTGCGGGCGTGGTCGCGGCCATCATCGCCTACAACTATCCGAACCAGCTGGCGCTGGCCAAGCTGGCGCCGGCGTTGGCAGCCGGCTGCACCCTGGTACTCAAGTCCGCGCCGGACACACCGCTGATCACGCTGGCGCTCGGCGAGCTGATCGCCGAGCACACCGATATCCCGGCCGGTGTGGTCAACGTGCTCTCCGGTGCCGACCCGGCCGTCGGCGCCGCGCTGACCACCAACCCAGACGTCGATATGGTCACGTTCACCGGGTCGACCCCGACCGGCCGGGCGATCATGGCCGCTGCGAGCGACACCCTCAAGAAGGTGTTCCTCGAGCTGGGCGGCAAGTCGGCAGCGATCGTGCTCGATGACGCGGACTTCGGTACCGCAGCGCTGTTCTCGGCGTTCAGCATGGTCACCCATGCTGGTCAAGGTTGCGCTCTGACCTCGCGGCTGTTGGTACCCCGGCAGCACAAGGACGAGATCGTCGAGCTGATCAAGAACAACTTCGGTCTGGTGCGCCTGGGAAATCCAGCGGATCCGTCCGTTTACATGGGTCCGCTGATCAGCGCGAAGCAGCGCGACAAGGTCGACGCCATGGTGCAGCGCGCGGTGGCCGCCGGCGCCACACTGGTCACCGGCGGCGAGAAGGTCGACCCCGGGTTCTTCTACACGCCCACACTGCTCACCGACGTCGATCCCGACAGCGAGATAGCCCAGGAAGAGGTGTTCGGCCCGGTCCTGGTGGTCATCGACTATGAGGACGACGACGACGCGGTTCGCATCGCCAACAACTCCATCTACGGGCTCTCGGGTGCAGTGTTCGGAAGCCAGGAACGGGCCCTGGCAGTAGCCCGCCGGGTTCGGACCGGCACCTTCTCCATCAACGGAGGCAACTACTTCAGCCCCGACAGTCCCTTCGGCGGATTCAAGCAGTCCGGAATCGGTCGGGAGATGGGCAGAGCCGGCCTCGAGGAATTCCTGGAGTCCAAGACCTACGCGACGGTGGTACCGGGATGA
- a CDS encoding OB-fold domain-containing protein, with translation MPFVTSIGTYLPCWGAPWRRVAGDDEDVVTMAVEAGRAALTGGAAIERVVLVSRDLPLLESSNAAVLLAGLGLDPELEVDERLGGAPATVDAVSSARPRTMIIGADLRPAGAAAIITAERGLQVRTAARIARSLPVRTRDATGDIHDYGDPRLLHERGLIASLAAAWLDTPVAVAGVDHQRAAELCLGDPPVLPTSGASASLFALAGLAERGVCGPLVAVEQAILSGISVTGGVAQIQRREFAPHPAPECGFVAEGDIPISLAAYERAFEAKVRWEAGRFADTGELDFPPRYRVSPDGVLSTDYELVPLPRTGTVYTETTVHLAVPGLRTPYSLVLVELDDAAVRALVKVTGAPPGTVDIGDRGRLVLRRVAVRSGVPDYGYAFEPERAAA, from the coding sequence ATGCCCTTCGTCACGTCCATCGGCACCTACCTGCCGTGCTGGGGTGCGCCCTGGCGCCGGGTGGCCGGCGACGACGAAGACGTGGTCACGATGGCCGTCGAGGCCGGTCGGGCGGCCTTGACGGGCGGGGCCGCCATCGAGCGCGTGGTGTTGGTCAGCCGGGACCTGCCGCTGCTGGAGAGCAGCAATGCAGCGGTGCTGCTTGCCGGTCTCGGGTTGGATCCCGAACTGGAGGTCGACGAGAGACTGGGCGGCGCGCCTGCGACGGTCGACGCGGTCAGTTCGGCGCGTCCGCGCACCATGATCATCGGCGCCGATCTGCGGCCGGCCGGGGCCGCGGCGATCATCACGGCTGAGCGCGGGCTGCAGGTTCGCACCGCAGCGCGCATCGCGCGCAGCCTGCCGGTTCGCACCCGCGACGCCACCGGTGACATCCACGACTACGGTGACCCGCGACTGTTGCATGAACGGGGCCTGATCGCCTCGCTGGCCGCGGCGTGGCTGGATACGCCAGTGGCCGTCGCCGGGGTGGACCACCAGCGGGCCGCCGAGTTGTGCCTGGGTGATCCGCCGGTGTTGCCGACCTCGGGTGCCAGTGCCAGTCTGTTCGCGCTCGCCGGTTTGGCCGAACGCGGTGTCTGCGGGCCGTTGGTGGCGGTGGAGCAGGCCATTCTGTCCGGTATCTCGGTTACCGGAGGTGTCGCCCAGATCCAGCGCCGCGAGTTCGCGCCGCACCCTGCCCCTGAGTGCGGGTTCGTCGCCGAGGGCGACATTCCCATTTCGCTGGCTGCCTACGAGCGAGCTTTCGAGGCCAAGGTGCGTTGGGAGGCAGGTCGATTCGCCGATACGGGCGAGCTGGACTTTCCGCCGCGCTACCGGGTGAGCCCCGATGGCGTGCTGTCCACCGATTACGAACTGGTGCCGCTGCCGCGGACCGGGACGGTCTACACCGAGACCACGGTGCACCTGGCGGTGCCGGGTCTGCGCACGCCCTATTCGCTCGTCCTCGTCGAACTCGACGACGCCGCGGTCCGGGCTCTGGTGAAGGTGACCGGGGCGCCACCGGGCACAGTGGACATCGGTGATCGCGGCCGCTTGGTGCTGCGGCGGGTTGCGGTGCGATCCGGGGTGCCCGACTACGGATACGCGTTCGAGCCCGAACGGGCCGCGGCATGA
- a CDS encoding MCE family protein, with protein sequence MLKYRGSHLARAGFIGVTLMILIIAVGLQPERILQWATALRYQALFVEAGGLSVGNDVTVSGIKVGSVSSIELDNGDALVGFSIDGRYALGSDTTAHIRTGTLLGERVLALESAGSGTLDRREVIPTSRTSSPYSLTDAVSELTANTADTDTASLNQSLDTLAQTLDQVAPQLGPTFDGLSRLSRSLNNRNESLAELLRTAGEVTGIFSERSAQVNRLILNANDLLAVLNDRRHAITSLLANIAAVAQELRGVVADNEAELAPALEKLNTVLAVLEKNRDNLAKMLPGGAKYYLTQGEIVSNGAYYNALVPNVQPAQLLQPFLEYAFGFRRGVDAGQPPDNAGPRAELPFPVNSLPQPGDLPHDGNP encoded by the coding sequence ATGCTCAAGTACCGCGGTTCTCACCTCGCCCGAGCTGGTTTCATCGGCGTCACGCTGATGATCCTGATCATCGCTGTCGGACTGCAACCGGAGCGTATTCTGCAGTGGGCCACTGCTCTTCGGTATCAGGCGCTGTTCGTCGAGGCCGGCGGCCTGTCCGTCGGCAATGATGTGACAGTGTCGGGAATCAAGGTCGGGTCGGTGTCGTCGATCGAACTCGACAATGGTGATGCGTTGGTCGGTTTCTCCATCGATGGCAGGTACGCGCTCGGGTCCGACACCACGGCCCATATCCGCACCGGAACGCTGCTCGGTGAGCGTGTGCTGGCGCTGGAGTCGGCGGGCAGTGGAACCCTCGATCGTCGGGAGGTGATCCCGACGTCACGGACCTCGTCACCCTACTCGCTGACCGACGCGGTCAGTGAGCTGACCGCCAACACCGCCGACACCGACACTGCCTCGCTGAATCAGTCGCTGGACACCCTGGCTCAGACGCTTGACCAGGTGGCTCCGCAGCTCGGTCCGACCTTCGACGGGTTGTCGCGGCTGTCCAGATCGTTGAACAACCGCAATGAGAGCCTGGCCGAACTGTTGCGCACCGCCGGCGAGGTGACCGGAATTTTTTCCGAGCGCAGCGCGCAGGTCAACCGGTTGATTCTCAACGCCAATGATCTGCTCGCGGTGCTCAACGACCGCCGCCATGCGATCACCAGTCTGCTGGCCAACATCGCGGCGGTGGCACAGGAGCTTCGCGGGGTGGTCGCCGACAACGAGGCCGAGCTCGCTCCGGCGCTGGAGAAACTCAACACGGTGCTCGCCGTGCTGGAGAAGAACCGGGACAACCTGGCCAAGATGCTGCCGGGTGGCGCGAAGTACTATCTGACCCAGGGTGAGATCGTCTCCAACGGCGCGTATTACAACGCGCTGGTGCCCAACGTGCAGCCCGCCCAGCTTCTGCAGCCGTTCCTGGAGTACGCGTTCGGATTCCGCCGCGGCGTCGACGCCGGCCAGCCGCCCGACAATGCCGGCCCGCGGGCCGAGCTCCCGTTCCCCGTCAACAGCCTCCCGCAGCCAGGAGATCTTCCCCATGACGGCAACCCGTAA
- a CDS encoding CaiB/BaiF CoA-transferase family protein: MSKPLEGIRVLEVAMYGFVPSAGAVLAEWGADVVKVEHAVTGDPQRGLRQTGLLRVEGDPNPNIEHANRLKRSIGLDMSVPEGKEVLLELARRSDVFLTSFLPGHRQKFGIDVENIRAVNPNIIYARGSALGPRGEESVKGGYDMTAFWCRAGTAATITPPGTPGMVGPPGPAYGDTISGTNLAGGIAAALLKRERTGEPSTVDVSLLGSGLWALGHTVALTHHLNERMEAFPPGVHGSPINPLVGLYPTADDRYISFVMMQPTKFWADVCQHMDLEDLVDDPRFATAESFAEHTAAAAEILTETMRKRPLAEWSERFATLAGPWAPVQDTLQAVEDTQIRANEYLVQAGELELVANPVQFDVTAPTCGPAPGFAEQTDDILVELGLDWDRIIELKTAGAVT; the protein is encoded by the coding sequence ATGAGTAAGCCGCTGGAGGGAATTCGCGTTCTCGAAGTCGCCATGTACGGGTTCGTGCCGTCTGCCGGCGCAGTGCTGGCGGAGTGGGGAGCTGACGTCGTCAAGGTCGAACACGCCGTCACCGGCGATCCTCAGCGTGGGTTGCGCCAAACTGGGCTGTTGCGGGTCGAGGGTGATCCGAACCCGAACATCGAACACGCCAACCGCCTCAAGCGCAGCATCGGCCTGGACATGTCGGTCCCCGAGGGCAAAGAGGTGTTGCTGGAACTGGCCCGTCGATCCGACGTCTTTCTGACCAGCTTCCTACCCGGCCACCGCCAGAAGTTCGGTATCGACGTCGAGAACATCCGCGCGGTCAATCCGAACATCATCTACGCCCGCGGAAGTGCGCTGGGACCGCGCGGCGAGGAGTCGGTCAAGGGCGGCTACGACATGACCGCCTTCTGGTGCCGCGCCGGCACGGCCGCGACCATCACCCCACCCGGGACCCCGGGCATGGTCGGTCCACCCGGGCCGGCCTACGGCGACACCATCTCCGGCACCAACCTCGCCGGTGGTATCGCCGCGGCACTGCTGAAACGGGAACGCACCGGAGAGCCCTCGACGGTCGACGTGTCGCTGCTGGGCAGCGGGCTGTGGGCGCTCGGCCACACGGTCGCGCTCACTCACCACCTCAACGAGCGGATGGAGGCGTTCCCGCCGGGGGTGCACGGCTCGCCGATCAATCCGCTGGTCGGTCTGTACCCGACCGCCGACGACCGCTACATCTCCTTCGTCATGATGCAGCCCACCAAATTCTGGGCTGATGTGTGTCAGCACATGGACCTCGAGGATCTGGTCGACGATCCACGGTTCGCCACCGCCGAGTCCTTTGCCGAACATACTGCCGCCGCCGCGGAGATCCTCACCGAGACGATGCGCAAACGTCCGTTGGCCGAGTGGAGCGAACGCTTCGCGACGCTGGCGGGCCCATGGGCGCCCGTGCAGGACACGCTGCAGGCCGTCGAGGACACCCAGATCCGCGCCAACGAGTACCTGGTCCAGGCCGGCGAGCTCGAATTGGTCGCCAACCCGGTGCAGTTCGACGTCACTGCGCCCACCTGTGGGCCCGCCCCGGGTTTCGCCGAGCAGACCGACGACATCCTCGTCGAACTCGGACTGGACTGGGATCGGATCATCGAGCTCAAGACCGCCGGCGCCGTCACCTGA
- a CDS encoding MCE family protein, producing the protein MNNGYARPLAGLALVLALVAILLVSVGLFAGTFTRTVPVTVISDRAGLVMNPDAKVKMRGVQVGTVKSIDYRPDGTAELRLDMDPSQMHLIPRNVDVDIASTTVFGAKFVQLEAPADPDAEHLQSGQVLQGQHVTVEVNTVFQRLVNVLDAVEPMKLNQTLGAISQAFSGRGEKFGQTLSDFNALLATLEPSLPNLAHDIEVSVPVLQAYADASPDLMSAVDSATRLSNSIVDEQSNLDAFLVSAIGLADLGNEVVGANRQALTDVLDVLVPTTDLLRLYRKSLWCGIGGLVPFAKSAPQYSGVFVNAGLTLGVERYRYPGDLPKVAATSGGRDYCAELGLPELPAGFVPPQIMGDVGSNPSRYGNAGILLNSEGLKNWLFGPLDGPPRNTAQIGMPG; encoded by the coding sequence TTGAACAACGGCTACGCACGACCCCTGGCGGGACTCGCGCTGGTGCTTGCCTTGGTGGCGATCCTGCTGGTCTCCGTCGGGTTGTTCGCCGGCACGTTCACCAGAACCGTTCCGGTGACCGTGATCTCCGACCGCGCGGGTCTGGTGATGAATCCAGACGCCAAGGTCAAGATGCGCGGTGTGCAGGTCGGCACCGTCAAGTCCATCGACTACCGACCCGACGGCACCGCGGAGCTGCGCCTGGACATGGATCCGTCGCAGATGCACCTGATTCCGCGCAATGTCGACGTCGACATTGCGTCCACGACGGTGTTCGGCGCCAAGTTCGTCCAGCTCGAGGCGCCGGCCGATCCCGACGCCGAACACCTGCAGAGCGGGCAGGTGCTGCAGGGCCAACACGTCACCGTCGAGGTCAACACCGTGTTCCAGCGCCTGGTCAATGTGCTCGACGCGGTGGAACCGATGAAGCTGAACCAGACCCTGGGCGCGATCTCGCAGGCGTTCAGTGGGCGCGGCGAGAAGTTCGGGCAGACCTTGAGTGACTTCAACGCGTTGCTGGCCACGCTGGAGCCGAGCCTGCCGAATCTCGCCCACGACATCGAGGTTTCGGTGCCTGTGCTCCAGGCGTATGCCGATGCCAGCCCCGACCTGATGTCGGCGGTGGACAGCGCCACCCGGCTGAGCAACTCGATCGTCGACGAGCAGTCCAATCTGGATGCCTTTCTGGTCAGCGCCATCGGGTTGGCCGACCTGGGCAACGAGGTCGTGGGCGCTAACCGTCAGGCGCTGACCGATGTGCTCGACGTGTTGGTGCCCACCACCGATCTGCTTCGGCTCTACCGCAAGTCACTCTGGTGCGGCATCGGCGGTCTGGTGCCGTTCGCCAAGTCGGCTCCGCAGTACTCCGGTGTCTTCGTCAATGCCGGCCTGACCCTGGGTGTCGAGCGCTACCGCTACCCCGGTGACCTGCCGAAAGTGGCGGCCACCAGCGGTGGTCGCGACTACTGCGCCGAGCTGGGTCTACCGGAGTTGCCGGCCGGGTTCGTGCCGCCGCAGATCATGGGTGACGTCGGGTCCAATCCCTCACGGTACGGAAACGCCGGGATTCTGCTCAACTCCGAGGGTCTGAAGAACTGGCTGTTCGGACCGCTGGACGGACCGCCGCGTAACACCGCGCAGATCGGGATGCCCGGATGA